One region of Camelus bactrianus isolate YW-2024 breed Bactrian camel chromosome 22, ASM4877302v1, whole genome shotgun sequence genomic DNA includes:
- the LOC105074537 gene encoding olfactory receptor 10H1-like encodes MQGANLSAVTEFILIGFSTFPHLQLMFFLLFLLMYLFTLLGNVLIMTTIWSERSLHTPMYLFLCALSISEVFYTFAVIPRMLADLLSTDHSISFTACASQMFFSFMFGFTHSFLLTVMGYDRYVAICHPLRYNVLMSPRGCACLVAWSWVGGSVMGLVVTSAIFQLTFCGSNVIHHFVCHVLPLLKLACGDNVSTVAMGVVLVCITALLGCCLLILLSYAFIVATILRIPSAEGRHKAFSTCASHLTVVVVHYSFASVIYLKPKIPQSLEGDTLMGITYTVLTPFLSPIIFSLRNKELKNAMKKTFLSMLYPEKM; translated from the coding sequence ATGCAGGGAGCCAACCTCTCAGCAGTGACTGAATTCATCCTCATCGGCTTCTCCACCTTCCCCCACCTTCAGCTGATGTTCTTCCTGCTCTTCCTGCTCATGTACCTGTTCACGCTGCTGGGGAACGTGCTCATCATGACCACCATCTGGAGCGAGCGCAgcctccacacccccatgtaccTCTTCCTCTGCGCCCTCTCCATCTCTGAGGTCTTCTACACTTTTGCTGTCATCCCACGCATGCTGGCTGACCTGCTCTCCACTGATCACTCCATCTCCTTCACCGCCTGTGCCAGCCAGATGTTCTTCTCCTTCATGTTTGGCTTCACCCACTCCTTCCTGCTCACCGTCATGGgctatgaccgctatgtggccatctgccaCCCCCTGCGCTACAACGTGCTCATGAGTCCCCGTGGCTGTGCCTGTCTGGTGGCCTGGTCCTGGGTTGGAGGCTCAGTTATGGGGCTGGTGGTGACATCAGCCATTTTCCAGCTCACCTTCTGTGGCTCTAATGTGATCCATCATTTTGTCTGCCACGTGCTACCTCTCCTGAAGTTGGCCTGTGGGGACAATGTCTCCACAGTGGCCATGGGCGTGGTCCTAGTGTGTATTACGGCCCTGCTGGGCTGCTGTCTCCTCATCCTCCTCTCTTACGCCTTCATTGTGGCCACCATCTTGAGGATCCCCTCTGCTGAGGGCCGGCACAAGGCCTTCTCCACCTGTGCGTCCCACCTCACCGTGGTGGTCGTGCACTATAGCTTCGCCTCCGTCATCTACCTCAAGCCCAAGATTCCCCAGTCTCTGGAAGGAGACACGCTGATGGGCATCACCTACACGGTCCTCACTCCCTTCCTCAGCCCCATCATATTCAGTCTCAGGAACAAGGAGCTGAAGAATGCCATGAAGAAGACCTTCCTCAGCATGCTTTACCCAGAAAAAATGTGA